Proteins from a genomic interval of Lolium perenne isolate Kyuss_39 chromosome 1, Kyuss_2.0, whole genome shotgun sequence:
- the LOC127323950 gene encoding protein NRT1/ PTR FAMILY 5.10, with protein MPSSSDPLLASADGMAGEGGDDDVALAAVDHRGRPASRASTGRWRSALFIIAVEIAERFSFYGVSANLISYLTGPLGEELAKAASAINLWNGVAQLVPLLGAALADSWLGRYRMILLASLLYILGLAMLAFSTLLSSGGHKCGTAGNTPCPPPSGLQMAAFYTSLYMVALAQGGHKPCVQAFGADQFDETHPKEAVSRSSFFNWWYFGICAGTAVTLIFLSYVQDNIGWGLGFGIPCVVMAFALAVFLLGTRTYRYYVSVGKKRSLFARAGEAFAAWRSSRRKSSSSPLAAPESSARVDEEQQEVVASNADLIEEAKSVLLLFPIWATCLIYAVAFSQSSTFFTKQAATLDRSVGHGLQVPPAALQTFISVTIVVLMPFYDRALVPLARRYTGLPSGITMLQRIGIGMVLSLVSMVVAALVEARRLRVAADAGLTDLPNVPVPMSLWWMVPQYVLFGAADVFTMVGLQEFFYDQVPDKMRSLGLSLYLSIFGIGSFISSGLVSGIDKATSARGHSWFSNNLNRGHLDYFYWLIAGLSALELLVYVFFAVIFKYKKKTSAIATTAD; from the exons ATGCCTTCCAGCTCCGACCCGCTGCTCGCGAGCGCCGACGGCATGGCCGGAGAAGGCGGCGACGACGACGTCGCCCTCGCGGCGGTGGACCACCGCGGCCGGCCCGCCTCCCGCGCCTCCACCGGCCGCTGGAGGTCCGCGCTCTTCATCATAG CGGTGGAGATCGCGGAGCGGTTCTCGTTCTACGGGGTGTCGGCGAACTTGATCAGCTACCTGACGGGGCCGCTGGGGGAGGAGCTTGCCAAGGCCGCGTCCGCCATCAACCTCTGGAACGGCGTGGCGCAGCTGGTGCCGCTGCTCGGCGCCGCCCTCGCCGACTCATGGCTCGGCCGCTACCGCATGATCTTGCTCGCCTCCCTGCTCTACATCCTG GGTTTAGCCATGTTGGCTTTCTCAACACTGCTCTCCTCCGGCGGCCACAAATGCGGCACCGCGGGCAACACGCCCTGTCCGCCGCCGTCCGGTCTTCAGATGGCTGCCTTCTACACCTCCCTCTACATGGTGGCCCTCGCGCAGGGCGGGCACAAGCCGTGCGTTCAGGCCTTCGGTGCCGACCAGTTCGACGAGACCCACCCCAAGGAGGCCGTCTCCCGGAGCTCCTTCTTCAACTGGTGGTACTTCGGCATATGCGCTGGCACCGCCGTCACGCTGATCTTCCTCAGCTACGTTCAGGACAACATCGGCTGGGGCCTCGGCTTTGGCATCCCCTGTGTCGTCATGGCCTTCGCACTCGCCGTGTTCCTACTCGGCACCCGCACGTACCGCTACTACGTCTCTGTCGGCAAGAAGAGGAGCTTGTTCGCTCGTGCCGGCGAGGCTTTCGCGGCATGGAGGAGCAGCCGGCGAAAGTCAAGTAGTAGTCCTCTCGCGGCGCCAGAGTCCAG TGCTCGTGTCGACGAGGAACAGCAGGAGGTGGTGGCCAGCAATGCGGACCTCATCGAGGAAGCCAAGAGCGTCCTCCTCCTGTTCCCTATTTGGGCAACGTGCCTGATCTATGCCGTGGCATTCTCGCAGTCGTCCACGTTCTTCACGAAGCAGGCGGCGACCCTGGACCGGAGCGTCGGCCATGGGCTCCAGGTGCCGCCGGCAGCGCTGCAAACATTCATCAGCGTCACCATCGTCGTCCTCATGCCCTTCTACGACCGCGCCCTCGTGCCTCTAGCGCGCCGCTACACAGGCCTCCCCTCCGGCATCACCATGCTGCAGCgcatcggcatcgggatggtgctcTCACTCGTGTCCATGGTGGTCGCCGCGCTCGTTGAGGCGCGACGGCTCCGTGTCGCGGCGGACGCCGGCCTGACCGACCTTCCCAATGTGCCGGTCCCGATGAGCCTGTGGTGGATGGTGCCGCAGTACGTGCTGTTCGGCGCCGCGGACGTGTTCACCATGGTCGGTCTGCAGGAGTTCTTCTATGACCAGGTGCCCGACAAGATGCGCAGCCTCGGGCTGTCGCTCTACCTCAGCATCTTCGGCATCGGCAGCTTCATCAGCAGCGGCCTCGTGTCGGGCATCGACAAGGCCACATCGGCCAGGGGGCACAGCTGGTTCTCCAACAATCTCAACCGGGGTCACCTCGACTACTTCTACTGGCTCATCGCCGGGCTCAGCGCGCTCGAGCTCCTAGTCTATGTCTTCTTCGCAGTAattttcaagtacaagaagaagACGTCAGCCATTGCAACTACGGCTGATTAG